Proteins encoded within one genomic window of Bombina bombina isolate aBomBom1 chromosome 1, aBomBom1.pri, whole genome shotgun sequence:
- the ZNF207 gene encoding BUB3-interacting and GLEBS motif-containing protein ZNF207 isoform X2: MGRKKKKQLKPWCWYCNRDFDDEKILIQHQKAKHFKCHICHKKLYTGPGLAIHCMQVHKETIDAVPNAIPGRTDIELEIYGMEGIPEKDMEERRRLLEQKTQVDSLKKKSNLDDSDYDDDDDDIGASTSFQQMQPHQGFMHTMGQPGLHPGLQGAPGIPPGIPPLMPAVPSLMSGIPSVIPGMHHGMMSMGGMMHPASGIPPMMTGLPPGVPPPVGIRQGMPPVTQAQSVSSPGLINRHAAPSTSAPTLQSAPKPLFPSAGQAQSTVAGPVGTDFKPLNNSPVTNVEPPKPTFPAYTQSTVSTTSTTNTTASKPSASITSKPATLTTTSATSKLIHPDEDISLEEKRAQLPKYKRSLPRSGQAPVGNQAVGPLGALMPQPGMPSQQPGMRHPVPPHGQYGGPHQGMPGYHPNALPPYTQGPPMVPQYQGGPPRPLMGLRPPVMSQGGRY, encoded by the exons AtgggaagaaagaagaagaagcagCTGAAGCCCTGGTGCTG GTATTGCAACAGAGATTTTGATGATGAGAAAATCCTTATTCAGCATCAGAAAGCAAAGCATTTTAAATGCCATATATGTCATAAAAAGCTCTACACTGGACCTGGTTTAGCTATCCATTGCATGCAG GTACATAAAGAAACTATAGATGCTGTACCAAATGCTATCCCTGGAAGGACAGATATTGAACTTGAAATCTATGGCATGGAAGGTATTCCTGAAAAAGACATGGAAGAGAGGAGGCGATTACTTGAACAAAAAACACAAG tagaCAGTCTGAAAAAGAAATCAAATCTTGACGACTCtgattatgatgatgatgatgatgatattggGGCATCCACATCATTTCAACAAATGCAACCTCATCAGGGATTTATGCATACCATGGGACAGCCAGGACTACATCCTGGTTTACAAGGTGCTCCAGGAATCCCTCCAG gtATACCACCATTGATGCCAGCTGTTCCATCACTGATGTCTGGAATACCCTCTGTTATACCTGGAATGCATCATGG AATGATGTCTATGGGTGGAATGATGCATCCTGCTTCTGGAATACCTCCTATGATGACTGGTTTGCCACCAg GTGTACCACCACCTGTTGGAATTCGTCAAGGAATGCCTCCTGTAACACAAGCACAGTCAGTATCTTCACCAGGATTAATCAACCGACATGCAGCACCTAGTACATCTGCCCCTACGTTACAGTCTGCCCCTAAACCACTCTTCCCAAGTGCTGGACAG GCTCAGTCAACAGTAGCAGGACCTGTTGGAACGGATTTCAAACCTTTGAATAACTCTCCTGTAACGAATGTAGAACCTCCTAAACCAACATTCCCTGCTTATACCCAGTCTACTGTGTCAACCACTAGCACGACAAATACCACTGCTTCTAAACCGTCAGCTTCCATAACAAGTAAGCCTGCTACCCTGACAACAACTAGTGCAACTAGTAAGTTGATCCATCCAGATGAGGATATATCATTG gaagaaAAACGGGCCCAGCTTCCTAAATATAAGCGCAGTCTTCCTAGGTCTGGCCAGGCTCCTGTAGGCAATCAAGCTGTTGGTCCTTTAGGAGCTTTGATGCCGCAACCTGGAATGCCTTCTCAGCAGCCAGGGATGAGGCATCCAGTTCCACCTCATG GTCAGTATGGAGGCCCCCATCAAGGTATGCCTGGATACCATCCTAATGCTCTGCCTCCCTATACACAAGGCCCTCCCATGGTTCCACAGTACCAAGGCGGACCTCCTCGACCGTTAATGGGATTAAGACCCCCTGTAATGTCTCAAGGTGGCCGCTACTGA
- the ZNF207 gene encoding BUB3-interacting and GLEBS motif-containing protein ZNF207 isoform X1: MGRKKKKQLKPWCWYCNRDFDDEKILIQHQKAKHFKCHICHKKLYTGPGLAIHCMQVHKETIDAVPNAIPGRTDIELEIYGMEGIPEKDMEERRRLLEQKTQVDSLKKKSNLDDSDYDDDDDDIGASTSFQQMQPHQGFMHTMGQPGLHPGLQGAPGIPPGIPPLMPAVPSLMSGIPSVIPGMHHGMMSMGGMMHPASGIPPMMTGLPPGVPPPVGIRQGMPPVTQAQSVSSPGLINRHAAPSTSAPTLQSAPKPLFPSAGQMGSPVTSSSTAPTNSENLSAPSKALFPSTAQAQSTVAGPVGTDFKPLNNSPVTNVEPPKPTFPAYTQSTVSTTSTTNTTASKPSASITSKPATLTTTSATSKLIHPDEDISLEEKRAQLPKYKRSLPRSGQAPVGNQAVGPLGALMPQPGMPSQQPGMRHPVPPHGQYGGPHQGMPGYHPNALPPYTQGPPMVPQYQGGPPRPLMGLRPPVMSQGGRY; the protein is encoded by the exons AtgggaagaaagaagaagaagcagCTGAAGCCCTGGTGCTG GTATTGCAACAGAGATTTTGATGATGAGAAAATCCTTATTCAGCATCAGAAAGCAAAGCATTTTAAATGCCATATATGTCATAAAAAGCTCTACACTGGACCTGGTTTAGCTATCCATTGCATGCAG GTACATAAAGAAACTATAGATGCTGTACCAAATGCTATCCCTGGAAGGACAGATATTGAACTTGAAATCTATGGCATGGAAGGTATTCCTGAAAAAGACATGGAAGAGAGGAGGCGATTACTTGAACAAAAAACACAAG tagaCAGTCTGAAAAAGAAATCAAATCTTGACGACTCtgattatgatgatgatgatgatgatattggGGCATCCACATCATTTCAACAAATGCAACCTCATCAGGGATTTATGCATACCATGGGACAGCCAGGACTACATCCTGGTTTACAAGGTGCTCCAGGAATCCCTCCAG gtATACCACCATTGATGCCAGCTGTTCCATCACTGATGTCTGGAATACCCTCTGTTATACCTGGAATGCATCATGG AATGATGTCTATGGGTGGAATGATGCATCCTGCTTCTGGAATACCTCCTATGATGACTGGTTTGCCACCAg GTGTACCACCACCTGTTGGAATTCGTCAAGGAATGCCTCCTGTAACACAAGCACAGTCAGTATCTTCACCAGGATTAATCAACCGACATGCAGCACCTAGTACATCTGCCCCTACGTTACAGTCTGCCCCTAAACCACTCTTCCCAAGTGCTGGACAG ATGGGATCACCTGTCACAAGCTCAAGTACAGCGCCCACCAATTCAGAAAATCTGTCTGCACCTTCTAAAGCTCTGTTTCCTAGTACAGCACAA GCTCAGTCAACAGTAGCAGGACCTGTTGGAACGGATTTCAAACCTTTGAATAACTCTCCTGTAACGAATGTAGAACCTCCTAAACCAACATTCCCTGCTTATACCCAGTCTACTGTGTCAACCACTAGCACGACAAATACCACTGCTTCTAAACCGTCAGCTTCCATAACAAGTAAGCCTGCTACCCTGACAACAACTAGTGCAACTAGTAAGTTGATCCATCCAGATGAGGATATATCATTG gaagaaAAACGGGCCCAGCTTCCTAAATATAAGCGCAGTCTTCCTAGGTCTGGCCAGGCTCCTGTAGGCAATCAAGCTGTTGGTCCTTTAGGAGCTTTGATGCCGCAACCTGGAATGCCTTCTCAGCAGCCAGGGATGAGGCATCCAGTTCCACCTCATG GTCAGTATGGAGGCCCCCATCAAGGTATGCCTGGATACCATCCTAATGCTCTGCCTCCCTATACACAAGGCCCTCCCATGGTTCCACAGTACCAAGGCGGACCTCCTCGACCGTTAATGGGATTAAGACCCCCTGTAATGTCTCAAGGTGGCCGCTACTGA